Proteins found in one Thermopolyspora flexuosa genomic segment:
- a CDS encoding MATE family efflux transporter — protein sequence MPGTAPKGGGRVHDREILRLAIPAFGALVAEPLFLLADYAIVGRLGTVALGALGVAGTVLTTLVNLCVFLAYATTAQVARRIGAGDRREALRWGIDGLWLAAAIGIVLAVLGVPFAPALVEPFGASPELAAEAVTYLRISLLGTPAMLLVLAGTGVLRGLQDTLTPLVVSIAGFTLNAALNAWFVLGLGWGIAGSAWGTVIAQVLSAAAYLVVVLRGARREGVPLRPRLAGVRTSGAAGFALFIRTVGLRVVLALATAVAARMGDAPVAAHGIAFQVWTLLAYALDAIAIAGQAITGRTLGAGDVAATRAATARMVTWGIGAGVVFGVVLCVARPWIPGLFDADAAVTEELLAVLWLVALLQPVAGVVFVLDGVLIGAGDQRFLAWAQVAAAVAFLPAVLLVVVLGTGLVSLWVALGIWMIARLIALSARARGTAWLVTGA from the coding sequence GTGCCTGGTACCGCCCCCAAGGGCGGCGGACGCGTCCACGACCGGGAGATCCTGCGCCTCGCGATCCCCGCGTTCGGCGCGCTCGTCGCCGAGCCGCTCTTCCTCCTCGCCGACTACGCGATCGTGGGCCGCCTCGGCACCGTCGCACTCGGTGCCCTCGGGGTGGCCGGCACCGTGCTCACCACGCTCGTCAACCTGTGCGTCTTCCTCGCCTACGCGACCACCGCCCAGGTGGCCCGCCGGATCGGCGCGGGCGACCGGCGCGAGGCCCTGCGCTGGGGCATCGACGGGCTGTGGCTCGCCGCGGCCATCGGGATCGTGCTCGCCGTACTCGGCGTGCCGTTCGCCCCCGCGCTCGTCGAGCCGTTCGGCGCGTCCCCCGAGCTCGCCGCCGAGGCGGTCACCTACCTGCGGATCAGCCTGCTCGGCACCCCCGCGATGCTGCTCGTGCTCGCGGGCACCGGGGTGCTGCGCGGCCTGCAGGACACCCTCACCCCGCTCGTGGTGTCGATCGCCGGGTTCACGCTGAACGCGGCGCTCAACGCGTGGTTCGTGCTCGGCCTCGGCTGGGGCATCGCCGGGTCGGCGTGGGGCACGGTGATCGCGCAGGTGCTCTCCGCCGCCGCCTACCTCGTCGTGGTGTTGCGCGGGGCGCGGCGGGAGGGCGTGCCGCTGCGGCCCCGGCTCGCGGGGGTGCGCACCTCGGGCGCGGCCGGGTTCGCGCTGTTCATCCGCACCGTCGGGCTGCGCGTGGTGCTCGCGCTCGCGACCGCGGTGGCCGCCCGCATGGGCGACGCCCCGGTCGCCGCGCACGGCATCGCCTTCCAGGTGTGGACACTGCTCGCCTACGCCCTCGACGCGATCGCGATCGCCGGGCAGGCGATCACCGGGCGCACCCTCGGCGCCGGGGACGTCGCGGCGACCCGGGCCGCCACCGCCCGCATGGTCACCTGGGGCATCGGCGCGGGCGTCGTGTTCGGCGTCGTGCTCTGCGTGGCGCGGCCGTGGATCCCCGGGCTGTTCGACGCCGACGCCGCGGTCACCGAGGAGCTGCTCGCGGTGCTGTGGCTCGTCGCCCTGCTCCAGCCGGTGGCGGGCGTGGTCTTCGTGCTCGACGGCGTGCTCATCGGCGCGGGCGACCAGCGCTTCCTCGCCTGGGCCCAGGTGGCCGCGGCCGTGGCCTTCCTGCCCGCCGTACTGCTCGTGGTCGTGCTCGGCACCGGGCTCGTCTCGCTCTGGGTGGCGCTGGGAATCTGGATGATCGCACGTTTGATCGCGCTTTCCGCACGGGCGCGGGGTACCGCGTGGTTGGTCACCGGCGCGTGA
- the dnaB gene encoding replicative DNA helicase gives MSIAEPPVYDTSFERTPPHNIEAEQSVLGGMLLSKDAIADVIEVLRSEDFYRPAHQIIYDAIVDLYARGEPADVVTVFDELASRGEVTRIGGAPYLHTLTAVVPTAANAGYYAKIVREQAILRRLIEAGTRIVSYGYGGQGQDVDELVDRAQAEIFKVTERRTSEDFLPLSEIMPGALDEIEAIGSRSGQLSGVPTGFADLDALTNGLHPGQMIVVAARPAIGKSTLGLDFARSAAIKHGLTTVVFSLEMSRNEITMRLLSAEAKVPLHTMRSGMMNDDDWTRLARRMSEVADAPLFIDDSPNMSMMEIRAKCRRLKQKHDLRFVIVDYLQLMSSPKKVESRQQEVSEISRALKLLAKELEVPVVAISQLNRGPEQRTDKRPQVSDLRESGSIEQDADVVILLHREDAYERESPRAGEADLIVAKHRNGPTATVTVAFQGHYSRFVDMAH, from the coding sequence ATGAGCATCGCGGAGCCTCCTGTCTACGACACGTCGTTCGAGCGAACGCCACCCCACAACATCGAGGCCGAACAGTCCGTGCTCGGCGGCATGCTGCTGTCCAAGGACGCGATCGCCGACGTCATCGAGGTGCTGCGGTCCGAGGACTTCTACCGCCCGGCCCATCAGATCATTTACGACGCCATCGTCGACCTGTACGCCCGGGGCGAGCCGGCCGACGTGGTCACCGTCTTCGACGAGCTGGCCAGCCGCGGGGAGGTCACCCGTATCGGCGGCGCGCCGTACCTGCACACGCTCACCGCCGTCGTGCCCACGGCCGCGAACGCGGGCTACTACGCGAAGATCGTGCGCGAGCAGGCGATCCTGCGCCGCCTCATCGAGGCGGGCACCCGCATCGTCTCGTACGGCTACGGCGGGCAGGGCCAGGACGTCGACGAGCTGGTCGACCGTGCCCAGGCCGAGATCTTCAAGGTCACCGAGCGCCGCACCTCGGAGGACTTCCTCCCGCTCTCCGAGATCATGCCCGGCGCGCTCGACGAGATCGAGGCGATCGGCAGCCGCAGCGGCCAGCTCTCCGGGGTGCCCACCGGGTTCGCCGACCTCGACGCGCTCACCAACGGCCTCCACCCGGGCCAGATGATCGTGGTGGCCGCGCGGCCCGCGATCGGCAAGTCGACGCTCGGCCTCGACTTCGCCCGCTCCGCCGCGATCAAACACGGCCTGACCACCGTGGTGTTCTCGCTGGAGATGTCGCGGAACGAGATCACCATGCGGCTGCTGTCGGCCGAGGCGAAGGTCCCGCTGCACACCATGCGGTCGGGCATGATGAACGACGACGACTGGACGCGGCTCGCCCGCCGGATGAGCGAGGTCGCCGACGCCCCGCTCTTCATCGACGACTCGCCGAACATGTCGATGATGGAGATCCGGGCGAAGTGCCGCCGCCTCAAGCAGAAGCACGACCTGCGCTTCGTCATCGTCGACTACCTCCAGCTCATGAGCTCCCCGAAGAAGGTGGAGAGCCGGCAGCAGGAGGTCTCCGAGATCTCCCGTGCCCTCAAGCTGCTCGCCAAGGAGCTGGAGGTCCCGGTCGTCGCGATCTCCCAGCTCAACCGCGGCCCGGAGCAGCGCACGGACAAGCGCCCGCAGGTGAGCGACCTGCGCGAGTCGGGCTCGATCGAGCAGGACGCGGACGTGGTCATCCTGCTGCACCGCGAGGACGCCTACGAGCGGGAGTCGCCGCGGGCGGGCGAGGCCGACCTCATCGTCGCCAAGCACCGCAACGGCCCCACGGCCACCGTGACCGTCGCCTTCCAGGGCCACTACAGCCGGTTCGTCGACATGGCGCACTGA
- a CDS encoding SDR family NAD(P)-dependent oxidoreductase — protein MRFTDRIVLITGGGTGAGRVLAEDFAREGATVVVAGRTAETLDGTVKAIEAEGGRAEAIVADVRRAADVAALVDRIVRRHRRLDVAVNNAGVLFAGPVAEMPEEDWRAVFDTNVHGVFLCMKYEIAAMRAQPGGGTIVNVSSVVGPYLRVPGMAAYGAAKAAVSALTRTAALEYIRDGVRINAVTPGPMDTPMSLRPGETEADRAERVRRELPAGRVGSLAEFSAAVRHLASPESAFTVGHDLVLDGGATA, from the coding sequence ATGAGGTTCACCGACAGGATCGTGCTGATCACCGGGGGCGGGACCGGCGCGGGCCGGGTCCTCGCCGAGGACTTCGCCCGGGAGGGCGCCACCGTGGTCGTCGCCGGACGGACCGCGGAGACGCTCGACGGCACCGTCAAGGCGATCGAGGCCGAGGGCGGCCGGGCCGAGGCGATCGTCGCCGACGTGCGCCGGGCCGCGGACGTCGCCGCCCTCGTCGACCGGATCGTCCGGCGGCACCGCAGGCTCGACGTCGCGGTCAACAACGCGGGCGTGCTGTTCGCGGGCCCGGTGGCCGAGATGCCGGAGGAGGACTGGCGGGCGGTGTTCGACACCAACGTGCACGGCGTCTTCCTCTGCATGAAGTACGAGATCGCCGCGATGCGCGCCCAGCCCGGCGGCGGGACGATCGTCAACGTAAGCTCGGTCGTCGGCCCGTACCTCCGGGTGCCCGGCATGGCCGCGTACGGCGCGGCCAAGGCGGCGGTCAGCGCGCTCACCCGCACCGCCGCGCTCGAGTACATCCGCGACGGGGTGCGGATCAACGCGGTCACGCCGGGCCCGATGGACACCCCGATGTCGCTGCGCCCCGGCGAGACCGAGGCGGACCGCGCCGAGCGGGTCAGGCGCGAGCTGCCCGCCGGGCGGGTGGGCTCGCTCGCCGAGTTCTCCGCCGCGGTCCGCCACCTCGCCTCCCCCGAGTCCGCGTTCACCGTGGGCCATGACCTCGTGCTCGACGGCGGCGCCACCGCCTGA
- a CDS encoding MFS transporter, protein MTSTTTRARAHRVVFPLLGAVQVTLIAAITLLAVPLPAIQREFGLAQGELALLSSGYGLAFGGLLLLGGRLADLRGAHRTLRAGLALFGAAGLAGALAPAFGVLLAARLAQGAGAALAAPAALALVTRLHPEGPRRARALAVWGTLSVSGAVGGSLLSGLVASVASWRWCLLLPVAVAAAGLLSRSVRHAGAPAAVSPGAAGGDRERLDLPGALLGTGGLVLLGHGLLTATGPAPAVAGLALLAAFTAVESRTARPLLPPRMLVDRARRVALPVILVTAAASAATMFFLSLYFQQVRGMSAAQTSAAFLPNLLVLGTGPAAARAIGRFGPRAATVAGLLIAAAAMPPLATLAPGTPWPAIVLVALPLFAAGSGLALAGATVIGMSGTPPHRAGLAGGLINTAMEVGPTVGLAVLVAIASARTAALGCPGGVAAGCGAAAVTGGYALAFGTIGAAFLLVAAFAAITRTPDRNTDAHRKEVAG, encoded by the coding sequence ATGACGTCGACGACCACCCGCGCGCGGGCCCACCGCGTCGTCTTCCCGCTGCTCGGCGCGGTGCAGGTCACGCTGATCGCCGCGATCACCCTGCTCGCCGTACCGCTGCCCGCGATCCAGCGCGAGTTCGGCCTCGCCCAGGGCGAGCTCGCGCTGCTCAGCTCCGGGTACGGCCTCGCGTTCGGCGGCCTGCTGCTGCTCGGCGGCAGGCTCGCCGACCTGCGCGGCGCGCACCGCACGCTCCGCGCCGGCCTCGCCCTCTTCGGCGCGGCCGGGCTCGCGGGGGCGCTCGCCCCGGCCTTCGGCGTGCTGCTCGCCGCCCGGCTCGCCCAGGGCGCCGGGGCCGCGCTCGCCGCGCCCGCCGCGCTGGCGCTGGTCACCCGTCTCCACCCGGAGGGGCCGCGCCGGGCCCGGGCGCTCGCGGTGTGGGGCACGCTCTCGGTGAGCGGCGCGGTCGGCGGCAGCCTGCTGTCCGGCCTGGTCGCGAGCGTCGCCTCGTGGCGCTGGTGCCTGCTCCTCCCGGTCGCGGTCGCCGCCGCCGGCCTGCTGTCCCGGTCGGTCCGCCACGCCGGCGCCCCCGCGGCGGTCTCCCCCGGCGCCGCCGGGGGAGACCGGGAACGGCTCGACCTGCCCGGGGCGCTGCTCGGCACCGGCGGCCTCGTGCTGCTCGGCCACGGCCTGCTCACCGCGACCGGCCCGGCCCCGGCCGTCGCCGGGCTCGCCCTGCTCGCCGCCTTCACGGCCGTCGAGTCCCGTACGGCCCGGCCGCTGCTGCCGCCGCGCATGCTCGTCGACCGGGCCCGTCGGGTCGCGCTGCCGGTGATCCTGGTCACCGCGGCGGCGAGCGCGGCCACCATGTTCTTCCTCTCGCTCTACTTCCAGCAGGTCCGCGGCATGTCGGCGGCGCAGACCAGCGCCGCGTTCCTGCCCAACCTGCTCGTCCTCGGCACCGGCCCGGCCGCGGCCCGGGCGATCGGCCGGTTCGGGCCGCGCGCCGCCACGGTCGCCGGGCTGCTGATCGCGGCGGCCGCGATGCCGCCGCTCGCCACCCTCGCCCCGGGCACCCCGTGGCCCGCGATCGTGCTCGTCGCGCTGCCGCTGTTCGCCGCCGGCTCCGGACTCGCCCTCGCCGGGGCGACGGTCATCGGCATGTCCGGCACCCCGCCGCACCGGGCCGGGCTCGCCGGAGGGCTGATCAACACCGCGATGGAGGTGGGGCCGACCGTGGGGCTCGCCGTACTCGTGGCGATCGCCTCGGCCCGCACCGCGGCGCTCGGCTGCCCGGGCGGGGTCGCCGCCGGATGCGGCGCGGCGGCCGTGACGGGCGGCTACGCGCTCGCCTTCGGGACGATCGGCGCCGCCTTCCTCCTCGTCGCGGCGTTCGCCGCGATCACCAGGACCCCGGACAGGAACACCGATGCGCACCGCAAGGAGGTCGCCGGATGA
- a CDS encoding TetR/AcrR family transcriptional regulator, whose amino-acid sequence MARSKEFDPEAALDAALELFWERGYEATSMADLVEHLGVARASLYATFGNKHDLYLAALNRYLRTRSPNPIEALSRPGPALPAIRALVELYAEEGVADSRRRGCMIVNAAAELLPKDPSVTRFVESSWAALETALTSALYRAKAQGEIGPDSDPVALGRFLLVVLQGLRIMAKGSPDPARLRDAAAQALRLLA is encoded by the coding sequence GTGGCGAGGAGCAAGGAGTTCGATCCCGAGGCCGCGCTCGACGCCGCGCTGGAGCTGTTCTGGGAGCGCGGGTACGAGGCGACCAGCATGGCCGACCTGGTCGAGCACCTGGGGGTGGCGCGGGCCAGCCTGTACGCCACCTTCGGCAACAAGCACGACCTGTACCTGGCGGCGCTCAACCGCTACCTGCGGACCCGCTCCCCCAACCCGATCGAGGCGCTGTCCCGGCCGGGGCCGGCGCTGCCCGCCATCCGGGCCCTGGTCGAGCTGTACGCCGAGGAGGGCGTCGCGGACTCCCGGCGGCGGGGCTGCATGATCGTCAACGCCGCGGCCGAGCTGCTGCCGAAGGACCCGAGCGTGACCCGGTTCGTCGAGTCGAGCTGGGCGGCGCTGGAGACCGCGCTGACCTCGGCGCTCTACCGCGCCAAGGCCCAGGGGGAGATCGGCCCGGACAGCGACCCGGTGGCGCTGGGGCGTTTCCTCCTCGTCGTGCTCCAGGGGCTGCGGATCATGGCCAAGGGCTCGCCCGATCCGGCCCGGCTGCGGGACGCGGCCGCGCAGGCGCTGCGCCTGCTCGCCTAG
- a CDS encoding ABC transporter permease yields MSHPSTVTATATPPRPARPLPTLVAVEAKLILRDPMAVGLPLLLPLALLLILGGAIPDFNRPLPELGGARLIDAYYPAMMALLSIAIIGTSLLPSVFATYRETGVLRRMSTTPVGPARMIAAQLIVSLGMGVVALTAMVVGGHLVLDARIPERPFAFAGIVLLGMATLYTIGLLLGSLAPSGRAAPGIGAAAMFPLLFLGGVWVPRQSMPEALAVISRFSPTGPFGESLHAAWSGAAIPAEAVLVLAAWLLVAAGLAVRLFRWE; encoded by the coding sequence ATGAGTCACCCGTCCACCGTCACGGCCACCGCCACGCCGCCCCGCCCGGCCCGGCCCCTGCCGACGCTCGTCGCGGTCGAGGCGAAGCTGATCCTCCGCGACCCGATGGCGGTCGGGCTGCCGCTGCTGCTGCCCCTGGCACTGCTGCTCATCCTCGGCGGCGCCATCCCCGACTTCAACCGCCCGCTGCCGGAGCTCGGCGGGGCTCGGCTGATCGACGCCTACTACCCGGCGATGATGGCGCTGCTGTCGATCGCCATCATCGGCACCTCGCTGCTGCCGTCCGTGTTCGCCACCTACCGGGAGACCGGCGTGCTGCGCCGCATGTCCACCACCCCGGTCGGCCCCGCGCGCATGATCGCCGCCCAGCTGATCGTGTCGCTCGGCATGGGCGTCGTCGCGCTCACCGCGATGGTCGTCGGCGGCCACCTCGTGCTCGACGCCAGGATCCCCGAGCGGCCGTTCGCCTTCGCCGGGATCGTGCTGCTCGGCATGGCCACGCTGTACACGATCGGGCTGCTGCTCGGCTCGCTCGCGCCGAGCGGGCGCGCCGCCCCCGGCATCGGGGCCGCGGCCATGTTCCCGCTGCTCTTCCTCGGCGGCGTGTGGGTGCCCCGGCAGAGCATGCCGGAGGCGCTCGCCGTGATCAGCCGGTTCTCGCCCACCGGCCCGTTCGGCGAGTCGCTGCACGCCGCCTGGAGCGGCGCGGCGATCCCGGCGGAGGCGGTGCTGGTGCTCGCCGCCTGGCTGCTCGTCGCCGCCGGGCTCGCGGTCCGGCTGTTCCGCTGGGAGTGA
- a CDS encoding ABC transporter ATP-binding protein, which translates to MPIIEVTHLAKRYGEHVAVRDVSFSVAEGEIFGIVGRNGAGKTTTVECVAGLRRPDSGTIVVDGLDPREDRAELTRRLGVQLQSSALPDRITVREAVRMFASFHGHRVSADALIEQVGLGEKRDARYGRLSGGQKQRLSIALALVGAPRVAILDELTTGLDPQARRDTWELIEQIRDQGITVVLVTHFMEEAERLCDRVALIHGGVVAALDTPAGLIRRAGVGERVTFTPSAPVDRDVLSGLDGVREVVVDRRGRVVVTGDVDVTGTVVAELAGAGVRVTDLRVERPTLDAAFLALTGAPAEAA; encoded by the coding sequence ATGCCGATTATCGAAGTCACCCACCTGGCCAAGCGGTACGGCGAGCACGTCGCCGTACGCGACGTCTCGTTCTCCGTGGCGGAGGGCGAGATCTTCGGGATCGTGGGCCGCAACGGGGCCGGCAAGACCACCACCGTGGAGTGCGTGGCCGGGCTGCGGCGGCCCGACTCCGGCACGATCGTCGTCGACGGCCTCGACCCGCGCGAGGACCGCGCCGAGCTCACCCGCCGCCTCGGGGTGCAGCTGCAGAGCAGCGCCCTGCCGGACAGGATCACGGTGCGCGAGGCGGTGCGCATGTTCGCCTCCTTCCACGGCCACCGCGTCTCCGCCGACGCGCTCATCGAGCAGGTGGGCCTCGGCGAGAAGCGGGACGCCCGGTACGGCCGGCTCTCCGGCGGCCAGAAGCAGCGGCTGTCGATCGCGCTCGCCCTGGTCGGCGCACCGCGCGTGGCCATCCTCGACGAGCTGACCACCGGCCTCGACCCGCAGGCGCGGCGGGACACCTGGGAGCTGATCGAGCAGATCCGCGACCAGGGCATCACCGTCGTGCTCGTCACCCACTTCATGGAGGAGGCCGAGCGGCTGTGCGACCGCGTCGCCCTCATCCACGGCGGGGTGGTCGCGGCGCTCGACACTCCCGCCGGGCTGATCCGGCGGGCCGGGGTCGGCGAGCGGGTCACGTTCACGCCCTCGGCGCCCGTGGATCGGGACGTGCTCAGCGGGCTCGACGGCGTGCGCGAGGTGGTCGTCGACCGGCGCGGGCGCGTCGTGGTGACCGGCGACGTCGACGTGACCGGCACGGTCGTGGCCGAGCTCGCCGGGGCCGGCGTGCGCGTCACCGACCTGCGGGTCGAGCGTCCCACCCTCGACGCCGCCTTCCTCGCCCTCACCGGCGCCCCGGCCGAGGCCGCCTGA
- a CDS encoding sensor histidine kinase: MDEKASTPRSGQNLANRPAVRLARWCGKVVSAIGNGLAMFALGIVQLPITAVVMLAVVLTYGFGLVFLFPPAILLSRRWLAIARRRAEAWSGVRIEDPYQPPPPPPVPQPDGWYREGRTLYRSPRFPAWSRRLNWLTKDPATWRDLVWLVLHPITGALIAVLPLLLIGYGAHLAVTGAWPVPLAGPVFAAAGLVAAPYVPRLYGLWTRALLGPTERARLARQVSHLARTRTEAVDAQAAELRRIERDLHDGAQARLVAMGMTLGAAERLVDTDPAAAKALIAKTREASADVLAELRRLVRGIYPPVLAERGLGDAVRALALDCPLKVTVEVDLPDRPPPPVEAAAYFAVSELLTNAARHSGAREVTIDIGRRGGDLRITVTDDGVGGADPARGSGLRGLERRIAAFDGVLAVHSPPGGPTVAVIEIPRVLPAGERPKATMPRRKVVLMGLCMGFSWLPLFPQGIVALIMKVIDAPRSWFLALYLPDPLSWITAIAFINLGVAMLVYGRYLAAEYERSKSSPACS, translated from the coding sequence ATGGACGAAAAGGCGAGCACCCCGCGGTCGGGACAGAACCTTGCGAACCGGCCGGCCGTGCGCCTCGCCCGCTGGTGCGGCAAGGTGGTCTCCGCGATCGGGAACGGCCTGGCCATGTTCGCCCTCGGGATCGTGCAACTGCCGATCACCGCGGTCGTCATGCTCGCCGTGGTGCTCACCTACGGCTTCGGCCTGGTCTTCCTCTTCCCCCCGGCGATCCTGCTCTCCCGCCGGTGGCTCGCGATCGCCCGCCGCCGCGCCGAGGCCTGGTCGGGGGTGCGCATCGAGGACCCCTACCAGCCGCCGCCCCCGCCGCCGGTCCCGCAGCCCGACGGCTGGTACCGGGAGGGCCGCACCCTCTACCGGTCGCCCCGGTTCCCGGCCTGGAGCCGCCGCCTCAACTGGCTGACCAAGGACCCGGCCACCTGGCGGGACCTCGTCTGGCTGGTGCTCCACCCGATCACCGGCGCCCTGATCGCCGTGCTCCCGCTGCTGCTGATCGGGTACGGCGCCCACCTGGCCGTCACCGGCGCCTGGCCCGTCCCGCTCGCCGGCCCCGTGTTCGCCGCCGCCGGCCTGGTCGCCGCGCCGTACGTGCCCCGCCTGTACGGGCTGTGGACCCGCGCGCTGCTCGGCCCCACCGAGCGGGCCCGGCTCGCCCGCCAGGTCAGCCACCTCGCCCGCACCCGCACCGAGGCGGTGGACGCCCAGGCCGCCGAGCTGCGCCGGATCGAGCGCGACCTGCACGACGGGGCACAGGCCCGGCTGGTGGCGATGGGCATGACGCTCGGCGCCGCCGAGCGGCTCGTGGACACCGACCCGGCCGCGGCGAAGGCGCTCATCGCCAAGACCCGGGAGGCGTCCGCGGACGTGCTCGCCGAGCTGCGGCGGCTGGTGCGCGGCATCTACCCGCCGGTGCTCGCCGAGCGCGGCCTCGGCGACGCGGTGCGCGCGCTCGCCCTCGACTGCCCGCTCAAGGTCACCGTCGAGGTGGACCTGCCCGACCGCCCGCCCCCGCCGGTGGAGGCGGCCGCCTACTTCGCGGTGAGCGAGCTGCTCACCAACGCGGCCCGGCACTCGGGCGCCCGCGAGGTGACGATCGACATCGGCCGGCGCGGCGGCGACCTGCGCATCACGGTCACCGACGACGGCGTCGGCGGCGCGGACCCGGCGCGCGGCAGCGGCCTGCGCGGGCTGGAGCGCCGGATCGCCGCGTTCGACGGGGTGCTCGCCGTGCACAGCCCGCCCGGCGGCCCCACGGTCGCCGTCATCGAGATCCCCCGGGTGCTGCCGGCGGGCGAACGCCCCAAGGCCACGATGCCGCGCCGCAAGGTCGTGCTGATGGGCCTGTGCATGGGGTTCTCCTGGCTGCCGCTGTTCCCGCAGGGCATCGTCGCGCTGATCATGAAGGTCATCGACGCGCCGCGGAGCTGGTTCCTCGCGCTCTACCTGCCCGACCCGCTCTCCTGGATCACGGCGATCGCGTTCATCAACCTCGGCGTGGCCATGCTCGTCTACGGCCGCTACCTCGCGGCCGAGTACGAGCGGTCCAAGTCGTCCCCCGCGTGCTCCTAG
- a CDS encoding response regulator transcription factor, giving the protein MRVVLAEDLYLLREGLVHLLQAHGFTVVAAVETGPELLRALVEERPDVSIVDVRLPPTFTDEGLQAALEARRRIPGLPVCVLSQHVEQLYARELLADGSGGVGYLLKDRVFDAAQFVDALRRVAAGGTAMDPEVIAKLLAGNARNEPLARLTPREREVLALMAEGRSNAAICQQLYLSESAVGKHVANIFTKLGLMPSDDDNRRVLAVLAYLNAQRS; this is encoded by the coding sequence GTGAGAGTCGTGCTCGCCGAGGACCTGTACCTGCTGCGGGAGGGCCTGGTGCACCTGCTGCAGGCGCACGGGTTCACCGTGGTCGCGGCCGTGGAGACCGGCCCCGAGCTGCTGCGCGCGCTCGTCGAGGAGCGCCCGGACGTCTCGATCGTGGACGTACGGCTGCCGCCCACGTTCACCGACGAGGGCCTGCAGGCGGCGCTCGAGGCGCGCCGGCGGATTCCGGGGCTGCCGGTGTGCGTGCTCTCCCAGCACGTGGAGCAGCTGTACGCGCGCGAGCTGCTCGCCGACGGCTCGGGCGGGGTCGGCTACCTGCTCAAGGACCGGGTGTTCGATGCGGCGCAGTTCGTGGACGCGCTGCGCCGGGTCGCCGCGGGCGGCACCGCGATGGACCCGGAGGTGATCGCCAAGCTGCTCGCCGGCAACGCCCGCAACGAGCCGCTCGCCCGGCTCACCCCGCGCGAGCGCGAGGTGCTCGCGCTCATGGCCGAGGGCCGCTCCAACGCCGCCATCTGCCAGCAGCTCTACCTGAGCGAGAGCGCGGTCGGCAAGCACGTGGCGAACATCTTCACCAAGCTCGGCCTCATGCCCTCCGACGACGACAACCGGCGCGTGCTCGCCGTACTCGCCTACCTCAACGCGCAGCGCTCCTGA
- the dnaN gene encoding DNA polymerase III subunit beta — protein sequence MKLHVNRDVLADAVAWTARILPSRPAVPVLGGILLDAHGEDLTLSAFDYEVSARATVEAQVAEPGRTLIPGRVLAEITKSLPDHPVEIVTDGAEAILTCGSAEFGLHTMPVDEFPALPEMPPRIGAVGGGLLATAVAQVAPSASRDDTLPMLTGIRMDISGHNVTLAATDRYRIAAREFLWHPERPDVTAAAMVSARVLVDIARTLRAGEVSIALGDGVIGFESVGRRTTVRLMDEQFIDYRSRLANTPAIWATVPVAPLVEAIRRVSLVADRNPAVRLSFGRDQVLVQAGGGDIGRGAEVVAAELEGDGIQIAFQSHFLLDGLSGLETERVRIGMDTPTRPALITDDADDPTFRYLVMSLRLGS from the coding sequence ATGAAACTTCACGTGAACCGTGATGTGCTGGCCGACGCGGTCGCGTGGACCGCCCGGATCCTGCCCAGCCGGCCTGCCGTTCCGGTGCTCGGCGGCATCCTGCTCGACGCGCACGGCGAGGACCTGACGCTGTCCGCGTTCGACTACGAGGTGTCGGCCCGGGCCACGGTGGAGGCGCAGGTCGCCGAGCCGGGGCGGACGCTGATCCCCGGGCGGGTGCTCGCGGAGATCACCAAGAGCCTGCCCGACCACCCGGTCGAGATCGTCACCGACGGGGCGGAGGCGATCCTCACCTGCGGCAGCGCGGAGTTCGGGCTGCACACCATGCCGGTCGACGAGTTCCCCGCGCTGCCGGAGATGCCCCCGAGGATCGGCGCGGTGGGCGGGGGTCTGCTCGCCACGGCGGTCGCGCAGGTGGCGCCCTCGGCGAGCCGCGACGACACGCTGCCGATGCTCACCGGCATCCGCATGGACATCTCCGGCCACAACGTGACGCTGGCGGCCACCGACCGCTACCGGATCGCCGCCCGGGAGTTCCTGTGGCACCCCGAGCGGCCGGACGTGACCGCGGCGGCGATGGTGTCCGCCCGGGTGCTGGTGGACATCGCGCGCACGCTGCGCGCGGGCGAGGTGTCGATCGCGCTCGGCGACGGGGTGATCGGGTTCGAGAGCGTCGGCCGCCGGACCACGGTGCGGCTCATGGACGAGCAGTTCATCGACTACCGGTCCCGGCTGGCGAACACCCCGGCGATCTGGGCGACCGTCCCGGTCGCGCCGCTGGTCGAGGCGATCCGGCGGGTGTCGCTGGTGGCCGACCGGAACCCGGCGGTGCGGCTGTCGTTCGGCCGCGACCAGGTGCTCGTGCAGGCGGGCGGCGGCGACATCGGCCGGGGCGCGGAGGTCGTCGCGGCCGAGCTCGAGGGCGACGGGATCCAGATCGCCTTCCAGTCGCACTTCCTGCTCGACGGTCTGTCGGGCCTGGAGACCGAGCGGGTGCGCATCGGCATGGACACCCCCACCCGTCCCGCGCTCATCACCGACGACGCCGACGACCCGACCTTCCGCTACCTGGTGATGTCCCTGCGCCTGGGGTCGTAG